In a single window of the Candidatus Binataceae bacterium genome:
- a CDS encoding enoyl-CoA hydratase/isomerase family protein: MKYDEYQHLLFERREDGILLITINRPDVLNATNSRLHWELSRVWKDIDEDAETRVVVITGKGRAFSAGGDLEMIERMAGTAAEIGQTWREAGDIVYNMINLDKPIISAINGVAVGAGLAVAFMADISIASENMRITDGHIRLGVGAGDHAVIIWPLLCGMAKAKYYLLTADFIDGKEAERVGLVSLCVPADQLMDKAMEVAQKLARGPQQALRFTKRALNNWLRTFGPHFDASLALEMMGFFSADLHEGVAALKERRAPLFPSTKAK, from the coding sequence ATGAAATACGACGAATACCAACATCTGCTGTTCGAGCGCCGCGAAGACGGAATCCTGCTCATCACGATCAACCGCCCCGACGTGCTCAACGCCACCAACAGCCGCCTGCATTGGGAGCTCAGCCGGGTGTGGAAGGATATCGACGAGGACGCCGAGACCCGTGTGGTCGTGATCACCGGCAAGGGGCGCGCGTTCTCGGCCGGCGGCGACCTCGAGATGATCGAGCGGATGGCCGGCACCGCCGCCGAAATCGGGCAGACGTGGCGCGAAGCCGGCGACATCGTTTACAACATGATCAACCTCGACAAGCCGATCATCTCGGCGATCAATGGCGTCGCCGTGGGCGCGGGCCTCGCGGTCGCCTTTATGGCAGACATCTCGATCGCGTCGGAGAACATGCGCATCACCGACGGCCACATCCGCCTCGGTGTGGGCGCAGGTGACCATGCGGTTATTATCTGGCCGCTGCTGTGCGGAATGGCCAAGGCCAAGTATTACCTGTTGACCGCCGATTTCATCGACGGCAAGGAAGCCGAGCGCGTCGGCCTCGTCAGTCTCTGCGTGCCGGCCGATCAGTTGATGGACAAGGCGATGGAGGTCGCGCAGAAGCTCGCCCGGGGGCCGCAACAGGCGCTGCGCTTTACCAAGCGCGCGCTTAACAACTGGCTGCGGACATTCGGCCCGCACTTCGACGCTTCGCTCGCGCTGGAGATGATGGGATTTTTCAGCGCCGACCTGCACGAGGGCGTGGCCGCGCTCAAAGAACGCCGCGCGCCGCTCTTTCCGAGCACCAAGGCCAAGTGA
- the pfp gene encoding diphosphate--fructose-6-phosphate 1-phosphotransferase, with translation MQRDGDSQATLGILVGGGPAPGINGVISSAAIEAINCGLRVVGLRDGYRWLVEGDTSHVVELELDEVSQIHSTGGSILRTSRTNPARDEASLQRAIGALERLNIRYLVCIGGDDTTYGAYRIAERTRGKIGVVTVPKTIDNDLPLPENAPTFGFETARAVGVTIVESLMVDARTTSRWYLAISMGRKSGSLALSMCKSAGATLAVILEEFHGERFELALVVDTIVGAIIKRRAEGYDDGVAVVAEGIAERMDSDTLPTGPRTEADAYGHVHIADIPLGYLLRDRVRASLKQLGIGTTIVTKDIGYELRCAKPLPFDAEYTRTLGYGAVRYLLSGGSGALIAIAGGRVTPVDFADLVDPATGRVRVRLVDVNTESYEVARSYMTRLEPTDFEEPALSRLAACANLAPEAFRTRFLPTVQATTSLPRMALRVS, from the coding sequence ATGCAGCGCGACGGTGACAGCCAGGCGACACTTGGAATCCTGGTCGGCGGCGGCCCCGCCCCCGGAATCAACGGAGTAATTTCTTCGGCCGCGATCGAAGCGATCAATTGCGGCCTGCGCGTCGTGGGTCTGCGCGACGGCTACCGATGGCTGGTCGAGGGCGACACTTCGCACGTGGTCGAACTCGAGCTCGACGAGGTCAGCCAGATCCATTCCACCGGCGGATCGATCCTGCGCACTTCGCGCACCAATCCGGCACGCGACGAAGCGAGCCTGCAGCGCGCGATCGGCGCGCTTGAGCGGCTCAATATCCGCTACCTCGTCTGTATCGGCGGCGACGATACCACCTACGGCGCCTACCGAATCGCCGAGCGCACCCGCGGCAAAATCGGCGTGGTGACAGTGCCCAAGACGATCGACAACGATCTGCCGCTGCCCGAGAACGCGCCAACCTTCGGCTTCGAAACCGCGCGCGCCGTCGGCGTCACGATCGTCGAATCGCTGATGGTGGACGCGCGCACTACCAGCCGATGGTATCTGGCGATCTCGATGGGGCGAAAGTCGGGATCGCTCGCGCTCAGCATGTGCAAATCCGCCGGCGCCACGCTCGCCGTGATCCTCGAGGAATTTCACGGCGAACGCTTCGAGCTTGCGCTGGTCGTCGACACCATCGTGGGCGCGATAATCAAACGGCGCGCTGAGGGCTACGACGACGGTGTGGCGGTGGTCGCCGAAGGCATCGCCGAACGCATGGATTCCGACACCCTGCCGACCGGTCCGCGCACCGAAGCCGACGCCTACGGCCACGTGCATATCGCGGATATCCCGCTCGGCTACCTGCTGCGCGACCGAGTGCGCGCTTCGCTCAAGCAGCTCGGAATCGGCACGACCATCGTCACCAAGGACATCGGCTACGAGCTGCGCTGCGCCAAGCCGCTGCCGTTCGACGCCGAATACACGCGCACGCTCGGCTACGGCGCGGTGCGCTACCTGCTCAGCGGAGGCTCAGGGGCGCTCATCGCGATTGCGGGCGGCCGTGTAACCCCGGTCGACTTCGCGGACCTCGTCGATCCCGCTACCGGACGCGTAAGAGTGCGTCTGGTGGACGTCAACACCGAGTCGTACGAAGTCGCGCGATCGTACATGACCCGGCTCGAACCGACGGACTTCGAGGAGCCGGCGCTCTCGCGCCTTGCGGCCTGCGCCAATCTCGCGCCCGAGGCTTTCAGGACGCGCTTCCTGCCGACGGTACAGGCCACGACCTCGCTGCCCCGCATGGCGCTCAGAGTCTCGTGA
- a CDS encoding class I fructose-bisphosphate aldolase has translation MTKRSREILDFYRSENPGVLSNLSRIINHGRLAGTGSFVILPVDQGFEHGPARSFAPNPPAYDPRYHFSLALDAGCNAYAAPLGFLEAGAAEFAGEIPLILKLNNHDVLHDSPDPAPAVTGSVRDALRLGCAAVGYTIYPGSAWCVQMYEQLREIAEEAKANGLAVVVWSYPRGSGLSKEGETALDVVAYAAQIAAQLGANIIKVKLPTAHLEQAEAKKAYETNKVALEPQSARVSHVVQSAFDGRRIVIFSGGPKVSDEKLLDEVRAIKTGGGFGSIIGRNSFQRPRAEALKLLGTIMDIYAGAAR, from the coding sequence ATGACCAAGCGTTCCAGGGAAATTCTGGATTTCTATCGCTCGGAGAACCCGGGCGTGCTGAGCAATCTTTCCCGGATTATCAATCACGGGCGGCTCGCCGGAACCGGGTCGTTTGTCATCCTGCCCGTGGATCAGGGCTTCGAGCACGGCCCTGCGCGCAGTTTCGCGCCCAATCCGCCCGCCTACGACCCTCGCTACCACTTCTCGCTCGCCCTGGACGCCGGATGCAACGCGTACGCGGCGCCGCTCGGCTTCCTGGAGGCGGGCGCGGCCGAGTTCGCCGGCGAAATCCCGCTTATCCTAAAGCTAAACAACCACGACGTGCTGCATGACTCGCCCGACCCGGCGCCCGCTGTCACCGGCAGCGTGCGCGACGCGCTGCGCCTGGGATGCGCCGCGGTCGGCTACACTATCTATCCCGGCTCAGCGTGGTGCGTGCAGATGTACGAGCAGTTGCGCGAGATTGCCGAGGAGGCCAAGGCCAACGGCCTCGCGGTAGTAGTGTGGTCGTATCCGCGCGGTTCGGGACTCAGCAAGGAAGGCGAGACCGCGCTCGACGTGGTCGCCTACGCGGCGCAGATCGCGGCGCAACTCGGCGCCAACATCATCAAGGTGAAGCTTCCCACGGCGCATCTCGAGCAGGCCGAGGCGAAGAAGGCCTACGAGACCAACAAGGTGGCGCTCGAGCCGCAGAGCGCGCGCGTCAGCCACGTCGTGCAGAGTGCCTTCGACGGCCGGCGAATCGTGATCTTCTCGGGCGGACCGAAAGTCAGCGACGAAAAGCTGCTTGACGAAGTGCGCGCGATCAAGACCGGGGGCGGTTTCGGCTCAATCATCGGGCGCAATTCGTTTCAGCGCCCGCGTGCCGAAGCGCTCAAGCTGCTCGGCACGATCATGGATATTTACGCCGGCGCCGCCCGCTGA